The Lewinella sp. 4G2 nucleotide sequence GTTCAGCCCGACGTCTCCGAGGAGAACGTATTGACGTGGCAAAGCGTCACTTTGGAGGCCGGTCAGAGTTGGACCAACCTCGGTCAAATCCGTCAGCCAAACGAAGACCGGGTGGGTACGCCCGTCGAATACAACCTGAGCGCTATTAGCAACGATGATGACGAAGTGGAGGACGAGTTTGACTACGCTCCTAACCTCCGCTGCGCAATCGACCCGAATGACAAACTGGTCAGCCCCAGCCGGGCAGAACCGTCGATGAGCAACTATACCCAGTTCGATGAGACGCTGACCTACACCATCCGTTTTCAGAATACGGGCAACGACTTCGCCACCACGGTGCGTCTGGAAGATGAACTCGGGCCGCAGTTTGACCTGACTACCTTCAGCCCCGTCGCGGCCAGCCATAAGTACCGCTACGCCCTGGGCGACAACGGCCAACTAACGGTCACTTTTGACGAGATCAACCTGCCCGATAGCACCCGCAGCCCGGTAGAAAGTAATGGCTTCTTCTCTTTTGACGTCCGTTTACTAGATGATTTCGTAATGGGTGACGTGGAGAATACCGCGGCCATCTACTTCGACTTCAACCGTCCCATTATTACGAATACCGTCCAGTCCAGCATCGTGGAGTTCCTCGACGAGGACGAAGACGGCTTCAACTTCTACGACGAGTGTAATGACCAGGATGCATCCATCAACCCCGCCGCCATCGATGAGGCCGGCAACGGTATCGACGAGAATTGTGACGGGCAGGATGGTACGGTCTCCACCGGCGAAGCATTGAGTGCCCAAGTCCAGTTGTATCCCAACCCGACGACCGATTGGGTCCGGCTGGAAGATCCGCTGGGCCGGCAACTAACCGTTATTGTTATGGACCAGACCGGGCGCGAACTACTTCGCCGTGAAGTGCGTGCCGGTGAGGCGCTAAACCTGACGTCCGCCGCCGCCGGCGTTTACCTCGTGCAGCTACGTGACCCGATGAGTGGGCGGACGGGGTACCGGAAGTTGGTGTTGCGGCGGTAGGGTTTACGCTTGGTTGAAAGGTCAACGTAGCCGTTTGAAAACATGATTCGTGGGTCTAGGGTGTGGGTTGATCTCCGCTTCCGAATTTGTGGGTATCTGCCCGTGATAATCTGCCGTGTACGCTCGCCATTCACTATATTTGAGCCCGCCCGTTTAGCTGAAAACGATTCCGTAGACGCTTTCCACTGCTCAAAAACAACTTATCATGTTAAGATTTTTCATCGCGGCCTGTATGGCATCGCTGTGCCTGGGTACCGCAACACTTTCTGCTCAGGCGTACACCATTGATGATCAGATCGGTGTTGCCGCCTACGTCGAGTTAGGGAATGACCCGGGCGCAACGCAGGTGCCTAATTCTAAGGAGGACGACGACTATGGCCTGGTCGCACTACCCTTCGATTTCACCTTTTTCGGCGTTACCTACGTAGCTGGTTCAGACGTGAGTATCGGTACGAACGGTGGCCTATTCTTCGCCGATGATTACCTAAATCTTGGAAACGACCCTTTACCCAGTGGCGATTGGACTAATGCAGCTATCCTTGTCTTGAATGATGACCTGGACGGAAATGGAAATCTCTCGGCGCGGGGCATCTATCAGAAGCTGATTGGTACGGCTCCAAACCGCAAGTGGGTGATCGAATATAACGAATACAGTTATTTCCAGGATATAATAACTGGGCAAGAATTAAACTTTCAAATCGTTTTATACGAGGGGACTGGAGTTGTTGATATGCTTTACCAGAACCTCGTTCAGGATAGAGTAAGTCCTGGAAACGGTGGAGCCTCGGCAACTGTAGGATTACAGAATACTGGAGGGAGTACGGCTGACTTTGTGCAATACAGCTACAACACAATAATCCCGAACAACACCGGCGTTCGGTATACCCCGAGATCGATCCGCGTGCGCAATGAAACCACCGGAGTTACTTACCGAAGTATCAGCGATGCCATCCCAAGCCTTCCTGACGTTGCCACCAGTACGGAAGCCGATACGGAAACCCTCCTCATCGCTGCGGATGTTTACAATGAGTCTATTGATCTAAGTAGTAAAAGGGTGGAAATTAATGTTGTCGCCTTATCTGAAATCGCCGTGCCACAACCGGCTGGACTCAGCGCCAAGCGTAACAACGCAGCAGCTGCCCTTCGCCCAGACGCCGCAACCCGTATGCAGATGGACCGGCAAAGTAAGGTGGCGTCCGGCCAGTAGAAGGCATCCTCGTTCGTGGCAATCACGTTCCTCGTTGAGGCTGAATGGAAGCGTAAACGGTGAAGTACCGGTAGCTGAGCTAGGCATGGTCGGAAAATTTGGGGCGGCACCTCCACCGGGGTGCCAACACCCCAACTTCCCCACCAATTACTACGCACTAATCCCTACCTTCACCCGCCCCAGCCAGTTAACCACGACCAATGTCTTCCCGAATTCTGATCATCGGCGCCGGCCGATCTTCCACCGCCCTTATCAATTATTGCCTCGCCAAAAGCGAAGAACTCGGCTGGAACGTCACCGTGGCCGACGCTGACCCGAACGCCGCCGCCGCCAAGGTGAACGGCCACCCACGGGGATCCACCGCCTGGCTCGACGTGACGAAGAAGAACGACCGCAACGACCTCATCAGCCGGGCCGACATCGTCATCTCCCTGCTCCCCGCCCACCTCCACATCGAGGTCGCGCAAGACTGCATCCGCCTCAAGAAACACCTCGTCACGGCCAGCTACGTAAGCCAGGAATTGTACCGCTTGGGCGACGAGGCTCGTAGTCGCGAACTCATCTTCATGGGTGAAATGGGCCTCGACCCCGGCATCGACCACATGACGGCCATGCAGCGCATCAACGCCATCCGCGAAATGGGGGCTAAGATCACCGCATTCTACTCCTTCACCGGCGGCCTCATCGCCCCCGAGAGTAACGATAATCCCTGGGGCTATAAATTCACCTGGAACCCCCGCAACGTCGTCCTGGCCGGACAGGGCACGGCTCAATACCTCAACAAGGGGAAGCTCAAATTTCTCCCTTACCAGCGCGTCTTTGGCCGGCAGTGGGACGTCCACGTAGACGGCCTCGGCGAGTTCGAAGCCTACGCCAATCGCGACAGTCTCCTGTACCGGGAGCAGTATGGTTTGGATGATATCCCAACCATCCTGCGCGGCACCCTGCGCTACCCGGGTTACTGCGACGCCTGGAACGCCCTCGTCCAGATCGGCCTCACCAACGCGGATTTCCCAATCCTCAATAGCGACCAGATCACCTACCACGAACTCATGGAGGCCCTCGCCCCGAGCGGCCCCGGTTCGGTCAAGGACCGCATCGCCCAAATGCTGGAACTCGATACTGATGGGGACGTAATGAACCGTCTCGTTTGGCTCGGGCTCTTCCGCAAAAAGCGCATCAAACTTAAAGACGCGACTCCAGCTCTCATCCTCGAAGACCTGCTGCTTAAAAAGTGGCAACTCAAGTCCGAGGATAAGGACCTCATCGTCATGCAACACCAGATCGAATACGAACTCGATGGCCGCACGTACCGCGATACCTCGAACCTCACCATGACGGGAAAGGACGCCACGGATACGGCCATGTCCCGCCTCGTCGGCCTGCCCATGGGCATCTTCGCCCGCCTCATCGCGGAGGGGAAGATCGAGTCCAAGGGCGTCCACATACCCACGATGGCGGAGGTGTACGAGCCCGTCCTGAAAGAGATGGAAGAATACGGCATGCGGGTCGAGCACCACGAGGAGCTCATCAAATCCTGAGCCGGTAGTGGCGGCTGATTCCACGCTCATTCGCGCCGGGCAATTCGCCCAGGTAGTGCGGCAGGGCGCCATCATTTTGGTGGCCCTCGCGTTACCCCGTCTCGGCCTTGGCCGCGATATCATCGGTGAGTGGGAAGGTCTCCTCTACGTCGGTTACATCCTCGGTTTTGGTTGGCTGAGTGGCCTGTTGCAGGCCTACCTCGTCACCGTCCGCACAACCCTCGACGCTACGGTTTATTCCCGGCGCGTCCTCACGTCCATTGCCCTCACCAGCGTGGCCCTTCTCGGCGTGGCGGCGGGTTTGCACGAGTGGTTGTTCCGGTTGCTAAGGCTCGGTACGCCGCCGGAAGGCTGGTACTGGTTCTTCGTTTTTCTGGCTACTCAGTGGCCGAGTTTGTTCTTTGAGCAACTCCTCCAATTGCGCGGTAAACCCTTTTGGTTGGCCGGTTTTGGGGTGTTTTCTGGCCTCGGTTACGTCCTGGCAATCCTGCTGCCCCTCTACTTTGGCGGCACGCTCAGCGACTCCTTGGCCTGGCTGGCGGCCTTCGCGGGCGGTAAAGGTTTGCTCATCGTAGGTTGGTTATTGGCGGACCAAATACGAGATAGGCGGGCGCTGCCGCAGGTGCCAAAAAATGGGAAAAACAAGGACCGGCTCCGCGACCTGTGGACCACCGCCGGCCCCTTGATCCTCTACGCAACGGTAGGTGGACTAGTAACGGCCTTCGACCCCTGGTTCGTCAATTACTGGTACGGCGACGACGAATCTATCTTCGCCCTCTACCGCTACGGTGCCCGCGACATTCCCTTTGTGACGGCGGTAACGAGCGGCATGATCGTCGTTATCCTCCCCCGGCTGACGGAAAGCGTCGGTAGCGGGCTGGCCCAACTCAAAGCTTCCTCCCGCCGCCTGTTCCACTGGATCTTCGCAGGTACCTTACTGCTCATGGTAACGGCCCCCTTCTGGTGGGCCCCGGTCTTTACGGAGTTGTTTGCGGAGGGCTTACCACTTTTCCGCCTGTACCTATTCATCACCGTGAGCCGCCTCCTCTTCCCGATGCCGGTGATCGTCGCTCTGGGGTATACCCGTGGGCTCTGGCTCTTCAGCTTCTCGGAATTGGTGATGAACCTTGTATTAAGCTGGTTACTGGTACCAAGTTTAGGCCTTTGGGGGATCGTCCTGGCCACCGTCGTATCCGATATTATCAATAAGGGTATCCTGATGTATTTCCTCTACCGGAAGGCGCGGATCTTGCCCGGCCAGTATATGGATTTGCGGGTGTTTCTGGGGTGGTGCCTGGTGCTTTTTGTGGCTTACTGGGTGGGGTAGGGGCCTCTGGCGGTTTTCGGGTTCATTTGCGGTATTGTTTGCCTCCGGCGGTTGCAGGGGAGAAAGAGGAGGAGATAGAGATACTGAGATTTTATACCAACATTTTTGTTTCGCAGGAGTCGGAGAGGTTGGGGAGGCCTGCGGCGCTTGCTTGCGTGAGATTTGTTCGCAAGAGAGGTAGAGCAAAAGAGAATCAGAGGCCTGCGGCGCTGCGTGACATGTCGTCCCGAATGGGCCGGCCAGGGTAGCGGTGGCACACCGTCAGGTGGCCCACTCTACTCCCGCTCCGGGTCTTCGTTGTTCCCTCGGCTGACTTACCATAACAAGCATTTTTACTATTCCCTCACCGTTTCCGTAAACCCAAAACTCCCCGCCAACACTATCTTCGACCTCACGATCCTTCCTTAGCAAGGTGGCTAATTGGAAGCAGCTCACCGTATACCCAGGAACCAATGCGCGAAAGCCTCAAACACTTCTTCATCGCCACCGGTACGTGGATGGCATTCAGTTGGGCGTCCAGCCTTCTCGTTACTCAGCTTTTGCCGGAAGCGACGGGGCTGGCCACAATGGCCAGTTACGTGCTGCCCTTTCTGTGCATCCTCATTTACGGGTTGATATTTCAGGTGGGGGAATTTCTGGAGCTCATCAAGGAGTTGCTGTTGTTACCCCTGCGCTTGTTCCGCCGGCGGAAGGAAGCGGTAGAAATGGAGGAGGCCGAGCCCAACACCCACAAGCAGGAACTCTTCGTGATTCCGCTGTGCGTAGTGATCTACGGTATCGCTGGCTTTTTGCTCAGTTTGATGCACGAAACCGGCTCGTGGGTAACCATCCACCTGTTGCTGGGGCTCGCCTGGGGCGGGATCAATTACGCTTTCTTCAAGTCTGGCATCATGACCTTTGAGGAGATCCTGCGGAGCAACGATGAATTTTAAGGCGGTAGTCTTAGCCCTGACTGCCTAGCCACCAAAGCGTCGCCACCCCTCCCAAACCGCGAAGAGGTAGGCCGCTCCAATCCCCCAACTATCCGGTAGGATGGCACCCAGCAGCGTGGCACCCAGCACCACCGTAGCGAAGTTGCCCAGGAAGTCCAGCCGCTCTGGGTGGAGGAAGAACCCAGTGGTGAGAAACAGCCCAAAGCCGATCGCCAGCGGGAGGGTGGGGAGGCCCAGCGCCAACACGGTCATCAGCACAAGTGCCAGGTAAGTCATCCGCCAACCGAGGTGTACGTCCGGAGCGCAATCGAAGCCCGTCGCCGGTGGTTTGGTACCGGCGATCACCCGGCGGTTGTACGTGATGAGCCAGTACAAGGGCTTGAGGGCGGCAAGGAAATAGGGGTGACGCAGTAGGGGTTTCAGGAGGGGCAGCGCACTTGCCACAACCGTAGTCATCGCATCCAGCCCGTACCGGACTTCCCCCGTCTCTTCGTCGAGGAGGGGGATTTCGTGGCGGCCTCGGTCGATGTCCAGGGTAGGCCACTCTTTGGGGCGGAGAGTGCTGAAGCCCTTCCGCTTACTCCAGTTGAGGGTCGTGAAAACACTGGTGTAGCCTTTGCACATGGGGCAGGCGTCGTCGTAGAGAAAGGTATTTGCCATGGTCGTTTCGATTGGTTGCACGGCAAAGCTACGGGCGAAATCACAAACTTTCAATTTTTTCTGAAAGTTTAGGAAGTTTGTTTTGCGAAAGGGCTTAGTGCGCTGAAGAAGTGGATTAGAGGAGGGGGGCAACCACCGATTTAGAACTACTTCCCATCCACTCATCCGCCCGGTCATTGATGGGAGGGTCAAAGTACGTCGGCCTGTGCGCCGTCCGATACACTAGAGGTGGCCCGGGCAAACTTCCCCCGCACCTGCGGCAGCGCCAACTAATTATTTTCATATCGATAATTAAATAGTAAATAGCCATTAACCGTAAGCACTTTGTTCTCTTAACACTCCCAAAACACCCTGAGTTACCAAACCCCTAAATGAATTAAAATCATAAAATAAACGCACGATCGCCGCTTACTTTAGTGAAAACCCAATACACCATGCCAGTAAGATTTACCTATTTTACCCTATTCCTTCTCACTATTTCTTTTTTATCCAGTTGTACCGTCGTTCGCGAGGGGCAGGTGGGCGTGAAACGGAAATTGGGGAAATACCGCGAGCGGCCCGTTGACCAGGGGGTGGCCTTTTATAACCCGTTCACGACGACCATTCGTAAGGTGAGTACGCGGACGGAAAACATGGAGGTCGAGCTCCACCTGCCCTCCAAGGAAGGCCTCAACATCCGGGCGGCCATCTCCATCCTCTACGCGCTCGACCCGACGAAGGCCACGGACCTGCTCCGGCAGATCGGACCGCGCTACGAGCAATCCGTCATCCTACCCGTATTCCGGTCGGCGGCGGCGGACGTCTCCGCCCGGTATTTCGCCAAGGATATGCACACCGGTGAGCGGGCCATCATCGAAGAGGCCATCCGCGAACAAATGGCTAAAAACCTGGCCCCGCGCGGCATCGTGCTGGAAACCGTCCTCATTAAATCCATCCAATTACCGGAAAACCTAGCCCGCGCCATCGAGGAAAAACTGGAAGCGGAACAGGAAGCGTTGCGCATGCAGTTCGTCCTCCAGCAAACCCGCCAGCAAGCCGAACAACAACGCATCCAGGCGGAGGGCACCCGCGACGCCCAACTCATCATCGCCGAAGGCCTCACCCCCGAGATCCTCCGCTTCAAAGCCCTCGAAGCCTACCTCGAATTGGCGAAGTCGCCCAATACGAAGGTGATCGTCCCAGGTGGCGATACACCGATTATGA carries:
- a CDS encoding saccharopine dehydrogenase C-terminal domain-containing protein; this translates as MSSRILIIGAGRSSTALINYCLAKSEELGWNVTVADADPNAAAAKVNGHPRGSTAWLDVTKKNDRNDLISRADIVISLLPAHLHIEVAQDCIRLKKHLVTASYVSQELYRLGDEARSRELIFMGEMGLDPGIDHMTAMQRINAIREMGAKITAFYSFTGGLIAPESNDNPWGYKFTWNPRNVVLAGQGTAQYLNKGKLKFLPYQRVFGRQWDVHVDGLGEFEAYANRDSLLYREQYGLDDIPTILRGTLRYPGYCDAWNALVQIGLTNADFPILNSDQITYHELMEALAPSGPGSVKDRIAQMLELDTDGDVMNRLVWLGLFRKKRIKLKDATPALILEDLLLKKWQLKSEDKDLIVMQHQIEYELDGRTYRDTSNLTMTGKDATDTAMSRLVGLPMGIFARLIAEGKIESKGVHIPTMAEVYEPVLKEMEEYGMRVEHHEELIKS
- a CDS encoding lipopolysaccharide biosynthesis protein; translated protein: MAADSTLIRAGQFAQVVRQGAIILVALALPRLGLGRDIIGEWEGLLYVGYILGFGWLSGLLQAYLVTVRTTLDATVYSRRVLTSIALTSVALLGVAAGLHEWLFRLLRLGTPPEGWYWFFVFLATQWPSLFFEQLLQLRGKPFWLAGFGVFSGLGYVLAILLPLYFGGTLSDSLAWLAAFAGGKGLLIVGWLLADQIRDRRALPQVPKNGKNKDRLRDLWTTAGPLILYATVGGLVTAFDPWFVNYWYGDDESIFALYRYGARDIPFVTAVTSGMIVVILPRLTESVGSGLAQLKASSRRLFHWIFAGTLLLMVTAPFWWAPVFTELFAEGLPLFRLYLFITVSRLLFPMPVIVALGYTRGLWLFSFSELVMNLVLSWLLVPSLGLWGIVLATVVSDIINKGILMYFLYRKARILPGQYMDLRVFLGWCLVLFVAYWVG
- a CDS encoding DCC1-like thiol-disulfide oxidoreductase family protein, with the protein product MANTFLYDDACPMCKGYTSVFTTLNWSKRKGFSTLRPKEWPTLDIDRGRHEIPLLDEETGEVRYGLDAMTTVVASALPLLKPLLRHPYFLAALKPLYWLITYNRRVIAGTKPPATGFDCAPDVHLGWRMTYLALVLMTVLALGLPTLPLAIGFGLFLTTGFFLHPERLDFLGNFATVVLGATLLGAILPDSWGIGAAYLFAVWEGWRRFGG
- a CDS encoding prohibitin family protein, yielding MPVRFTYFTLFLLTISFLSSCTVVREGQVGVKRKLGKYRERPVDQGVAFYNPFTTTIRKVSTRTENMEVELHLPSKEGLNIRAAISILYALDPTKATDLLRQIGPRYEQSVILPVFRSAAADVSARYFAKDMHTGERAIIEEAIREQMAKNLAPRGIVLETVLIKSIQLPENLARAIEEKLEAEQEALRMQFVLQQTRQQAEQQRIQAEGTRDAQLIIAEGLTPEILRFKALEAYLELAKSPNTKVIVPGGDTPIMIEE